Proteins encoded together in one Oxalobacteraceae sp. CFBP 8761 window:
- the fliS gene encoding flagellar export chaperone FliS, giving the protein MFGTPKRGVGAYATVGLETGVAAASPQKLVVMLYDGVIVALLSAINHIKSSNVAAKGASISKAITIIDNGLRASLDQKAGGEIAQNLDALYDYMSRRLLQANMKNDIAIIEEVHGLMSDLREAWVAIGEKSDTAEQTVPAIQRTPTLMSA; this is encoded by the coding sequence ATGTTTGGAACCCCGAAACGCGGCGTCGGCGCCTATGCAACGGTTGGTCTGGAGACCGGCGTTGCTGCCGCGTCGCCACAGAAGCTGGTGGTCATGCTGTACGACGGTGTGATCGTCGCCCTGCTCAGCGCGATCAACCACATCAAGTCGTCGAACGTGGCCGCCAAGGGCGCGTCGATCTCGAAGGCCATCACGATCATCGACAATGGCCTGCGCGCCTCGCTCGACCAGAAAGCTGGCGGCGAGATCGCACAGAATCTCGATGCGTTGTACGATTACATGAGCCGCCGCCTGTTGCAGGCCAATATGAAGAACGATATCGCGATCATCGAAGAAGTCCATGGCCTGATGTCCGATCTGCGCGAAGCCTGGGTCGCGATCGGCGAAAAGAGCGATACGGCCGAGCAGACCGTGCCGGCCATCCAGCGTACCCCTACCCTGATGAGCGCATAA
- the fliD gene encoding flagellar filament capping protein FliD has product MQAEARPLDNYAKKTAALQAKNSALNQVSSAVGAFQGALSLLNQSNTFQGLSATASNKDIFTGTAGEGAVPGKYKVNVTQLAQSQSLKTTGMASSTSTIGAGAPTNLTFQFGTVTGGTFGATGTALGLAAAAGGIANGSLSLNGVAISTSPTTRSARALAEAINAQSEKTGVVATAGSSETAADLFAGFGDVSVTAGSSYALSVGGVQLANLNTDTTSITRASLDTTLASAGTRNALAAANITVSGSAAAGTLQFKAADGNTIDVTETVTGTVKGGIKHAATDTNTGATTTATAGVTLRSNDGNQILIGGNNPASAGFTAGSVGSHQGSGFSLNGAINSKTITLEAGDQSLQGIRDAINKADMGVTATIVSDGSSKPFHLVVTSNKTGEATSMKIGVSGEDGSEADPALAALLGYDPTGVQGMAQTAGAQSTLLNMNGIEIKSDSTSVKDAIQGVTLDVSAVGSSTLTVTKDTGAISTAVNDFVKAYNTLNSTMSGLTKYNAETKKGAVLQGDASVRAIQSQMRRQISAVVEGTGGKLNSLSQIGIAFQQDGSLKVDSSKLNKAITDNAADFGGLFAAMGSTTDGLVKFDKSTAATKAGTYGLNITSLATQGTLASSAALGTTTTIAPNTVWRVTLNDTDPVTDSKTQEIKLPAGTYSKDDLAALLRSSINGNAVFAGAGDTAESKVGEDGILTLSSSKYGSTSNISLAGVSGSSVALIFGGAAPSKGTDVAGTIGGVAATGNGQALTAAPGSNAEGIQVSITSGILGDRGTVTFSQGFAFQLNNLATSFVGKDSLLKSKTDGLNVSIKSVADQAARFETRLESIEKRYRAQFVALDSMMTSMQSTSDYLTQQLASIAANS; this is encoded by the coding sequence ATGCAAGCTGAAGCAAGGCCGCTCGACAATTACGCCAAGAAAACGGCAGCATTGCAAGCGAAGAACTCTGCCTTGAATCAAGTGAGCTCTGCCGTGGGCGCGTTCCAGGGCGCGCTTTCGTTGCTGAACCAGTCGAACACCTTCCAGGGTCTGAGCGCCACCGCCTCCAACAAGGATATCTTCACCGGCACCGCCGGTGAAGGCGCTGTGCCGGGCAAGTACAAGGTCAACGTTACCCAACTGGCCCAGTCGCAGAGCCTCAAGACAACGGGCATGGCCAGCAGCACCAGTACCATCGGCGCCGGTGCGCCAACCAACCTGACATTCCAGTTCGGCACTGTGACCGGCGGGACGTTCGGCGCCACCGGCACTGCGCTGGGACTGGCCGCGGCCGCGGGCGGCATCGCCAACGGTTCGCTGAGCCTGAACGGCGTGGCGATCAGCACCAGTCCGACCACCCGCAGCGCCCGCGCGCTGGCCGAGGCCATTAACGCGCAGAGCGAAAAAACCGGCGTAGTCGCCACTGCTGGCAGCAGCGAAACCGCCGCCGACCTGTTCGCCGGCTTCGGCGATGTCAGCGTGACTGCCGGTTCCAGCTATGCACTGTCGGTGGGCGGCGTCCAGCTGGCCAACCTGAATACCGATACCACGTCGATCACCCGCGCCAGTCTCGATACCACGCTGGCAAGCGCCGGCACGCGCAATGCGCTGGCCGCAGCCAACATCACCGTGAGCGGCAGCGCCGCCGCAGGTACGCTGCAATTCAAGGCCGCCGACGGCAATACCATCGACGTGACCGAAACCGTGACCGGCACTGTGAAGGGTGGCATCAAGCATGCTGCCACCGATACCAACACCGGCGCGACCACGACAGCCACCGCTGGCGTCACGCTGCGCTCGAACGACGGCAACCAGATCCTGATCGGCGGCAACAACCCGGCGTCTGCTGGCTTTACTGCAGGCAGCGTTGGATCGCACCAGGGTTCCGGCTTCTCGCTCAATGGTGCAATCAACAGCAAAACCATTACGCTGGAGGCGGGTGACCAGTCGCTGCAAGGCATCCGCGACGCCATCAACAAGGCTGACATGGGCGTGACTGCGACCATCGTGTCCGACGGCAGCAGCAAACCCTTCCACCTTGTCGTCACGTCGAACAAGACCGGCGAAGCCACGTCGATGAAGATTGGCGTCTCGGGTGAAGACGGTTCAGAAGCCGACCCGGCCCTCGCGGCCCTGCTGGGCTACGATCCGACCGGTGTGCAAGGCATGGCCCAGACCGCCGGGGCACAGAGCACGCTGCTGAACATGAACGGCATCGAAATCAAGAGCGACAGCACCAGCGTCAAGGATGCAATCCAGGGCGTCACGCTCGACGTGAGCGCAGTCGGCAGCAGCACGCTCACGGTCACGAAGGACACGGGAGCCATCAGCACGGCCGTCAACGACTTCGTCAAGGCATACAACACGCTGAACTCGACGATGAGCGGTTTGACCAAGTACAACGCTGAAACCAAGAAGGGCGCCGTCCTGCAGGGCGACGCCAGTGTGCGCGCGATCCAGAGCCAGATGCGCCGGCAGATCAGCGCTGTCGTCGAGGGCACCGGTGGCAAGCTCAATTCACTGAGCCAGATCGGCATTGCGTTCCAGCAGGACGGCAGCCTGAAGGTGGATTCGAGCAAGTTGAACAAGGCGATCACCGACAATGCGGCTGACTTCGGCGGGCTGTTTGCGGCGATGGGTTCAACCACCGATGGTCTGGTCAAGTTCGACAAATCGACCGCTGCGACCAAGGCAGGCACGTACGGCCTGAATATCACCAGCCTTGCCACGCAGGGTACGCTGGCGAGCAGCGCTGCACTTGGCACGACTACGACGATCGCCCCGAACACGGTATGGCGCGTGACGTTGAACGATACCGATCCGGTCACCGACAGCAAGACGCAGGAAATCAAGCTGCCCGCCGGCACGTACAGCAAGGATGACCTGGCTGCGCTGCTGCGCTCATCCATCAATGGCAATGCCGTCTTTGCCGGCGCTGGCGACACGGCCGAATCGAAGGTCGGCGAAGACGGCATCCTGACGCTGTCGTCGAGCAAGTATGGATCGACGTCGAACATCTCGCTCGCCGGTGTCAGCGGCAGCTCGGTCGCCTTGATCTTCGGCGGCGCCGCACCAAGCAAAGGCACCGATGTCGCAGGCACGATCGGCGGCGTGGCCGCCACCGGCAACGGGCAGGCGCTGACGGCAGCGCCAGGCTCGAACGCGGAAGGCATCCAGGTGTCAATCACCAGCGGCATCCTCGGCGATCGCGGCACCGTAACGTTCTCGCAAGGCTTCGCCTTCCAGCTCAACAATCTGGCCACCAGCTTCGTCGGCAAGGACAGCCTGCTCAAGAGCAAAACCGATGGTCTGAACGTATCGATCAAATCGGTCGCCGACCAGGCAGCGCGTTTTGAAACGCGCCTGGAAAGCATCGAAAAACGCTATCGCGCCCAGTTCGTCGCACTCGACTCGATGATGACGTCGATGCAATCGACCTCGGACTACCTAACCCAGCAGTTGGCGTCCATCGCGGCCAACTCATAA
- a CDS encoding flagellar protein FlaG, with amino-acid sequence MQIPSVATSPLAKLDERPAVASGPAAPAPRAAPEKAEAQPARDEVSSAVKKLNEALPQSAQSLQFEIDEESKDLVVKIIDRDTKEVVRQMPTKEALEMAKSIDKMVGRLLNQRA; translated from the coding sequence ATGCAAATTCCATCCGTTGCAACGTCACCCCTCGCCAAACTGGACGAACGTCCAGCGGTCGCGAGCGGGCCGGCTGCCCCGGCACCACGGGCAGCACCGGAGAAGGCTGAAGCCCAGCCAGCCCGGGACGAGGTGTCGTCCGCCGTCAAGAAGCTCAATGAAGCGCTGCCACAATCGGCGCAGAGCCTGCAATTCGAGATTGACGAAGAGAGCAAGGACCTCGTGGTCAAGATCATCGACCGCGACACGAAGGAAGTCGTCCGCCAGATGCCGACCAAGGAGGCGCTCGAAATGGCCAAATCGATCGACAAGATGGTGGGGCGCCTGCTGAACCAACGTGCCTGA
- a CDS encoding flagellin, with the protein MASVINTNVASLNSQRNLSTSQSQLNTSIQRLSSGMRINSAKDDAAGLAISDRMNSQIKGMTQATRNANDGVSMAQTAEGALSSSGDILQRVRELAVQSSNSSNSASDRKALQTEVTQLTSELNRIANTTEFNGQKLMDGSMGTANFQVGANAGQLISMNGANFTTSTYGNNRMDKSALQATATGALAAGTISINGSQGSKNVAVAADESAKASVAKINAVSGDTGVTATAKTEAVFKGVADKSYVVALKSDNADAVNISFSIGKQTDANGYASAISAVNAQTAKTGVTASYDATNGGLKLTNAEGNDIALTNNSTATGATGSLSTLDDKGVAITTTAAPTMAIGTPEQPGPPIVPATPGGAATAKGRIAMDSEKSFSVADTSGWGVGGSSDLKSVANLDVSTFEGAQQAIKIADAALGAVNGQRAEYGALQSRFESAISNLSSSTENLSASRSRIVDTDFASETAKMTRGQILQQAGTSMLAQANSLPNGVLSLLRG; encoded by the coding sequence ATGGCATCAGTAATCAACACCAACGTCGCATCCCTGAACTCGCAGCGTAACCTGTCGACCTCGCAATCGCAGCTGAATACCTCGATCCAACGCCTGTCGTCGGGTATGCGCATCAACAGCGCGAAGGATGACGCCGCTGGTCTGGCGATTTCGGACCGCATGAATTCGCAAATCAAGGGTATGACGCAAGCGACCCGTAACGCCAACGATGGCGTGTCGATGGCGCAAACCGCTGAAGGCGCTCTGTCGAGCTCGGGCGACATCCTGCAACGTGTCCGCGAACTGGCTGTCCAGTCGTCGAACTCGTCGAACTCGGCCAGCGACCGCAAAGCACTGCAGACTGAAGTCACCCAACTGACTTCGGAACTGAACCGTATCGCCAACACCACCGAATTCAACGGCCAGAAGCTGATGGACGGTTCGATGGGCACCGCGAACTTCCAGGTTGGCGCCAATGCAGGCCAGCTGATCTCGATGAACGGCGCGAATTTCACCACTTCGACCTACGGCAACAATCGTATGGATAAGAGTGCCTTGCAGGCGACAGCAACAGGCGCGCTCGCTGCAGGTACGATTAGCATCAATGGTTCGCAAGGTTCTAAGAATGTTGCCGTTGCCGCCGACGAATCTGCGAAGGCATCGGTCGCCAAGATCAATGCCGTCAGCGGCGATACTGGCGTGACTGCGACTGCAAAGACGGAAGCAGTCTTCAAAGGCGTTGCTGACAAATCGTATGTGGTTGCCCTGAAATCCGATAATGCCGATGCAGTAAATATCTCGTTTTCAATCGGTAAGCAGACAGATGCAAATGGTTACGCTTCGGCTATCAGCGCTGTTAATGCACAAACTGCAAAAACCGGCGTTACCGCGTCTTATGATGCAACCAACGGTGGTCTGAAGCTGACCAATGCAGAAGGCAATGACATCGCACTGACCAACAATTCGACTGCAACTGGCGCAACTGGTTCGCTGTCGACCTTGGACGACAAAGGCGTAGCAATCACAACGACCGCAGCGCCAACCATGGCAATTGGTACCCCAGAGCAACCTGGGCCACCTATTGTTCCCGCTACGCCAGGTGGTGCAGCTACCGCCAAAGGCCGCATCGCTATGGATTCCGAGAAGAGCTTCTCGGTCGCTGATACTAGCGGCTGGGGCGTCGGCGGCTCCTCCGATCTGAAGTCGGTGGCAAACCTGGATGTCAGCACCTTCGAAGGGGCCCAGCAAGCCATCAAGATCGCTGACGCTGCATTGGGTGCGGTCAACGGTCAGCGCGCTGAATACGGTGCACTGCAGTCGCGTTTCGAATCGGCGATCTCGAACTTGTCGTCGTCCACCGAGAACCTGTCGGCATCGCGTAGCCGCATCGTCGATACCGACTTTGCTTCGGAAACTGCGAAAATGACCCGCGGTCAGATCCTGCAGCAGGCTGGTACGTCGATGCTGGCCCAGGCCAACTCGCTGCCGAACGGTGTTCTGTCGCTCCTGCGTGGCTAA
- a CDS encoding diguanylate cyclase, with amino-acid sequence MSTPSTPVPAVSGAGSAAAPAANPADIAREAFRRLATRRIAPTPDAYRAIYDEIAGTPPPPPAPAPDAGAIEVLNGFARRLLDTPGELADYGRRMTRAVKTGDWSGYTQALGQLSERHLRRNTPVMAMGDEEPQTRLLRDMLARTLSFACASLLSDNPEQVKEAEALGALVKTAVGESELQDIEARLKQLCFQIELRKDDSAGQQELLLRLFRLLLDNIEGLLEDDNYMRGQVVAVQELIAGPLETRALEDATRSLKDVIIKQSHLKHGIADVRATMKNMMMTFVERLGSVAAATGDYHAKLGDFSERIGGATDINELNTLLNDVLRETRHAQDEALASRDRMVGAHREVQEAEQRIRELEAELQHMSELVREDQLTGSLNRRGLDDVFERESARADRRNTPLCVALLDLDNFKRLNDTYGHMAGDAALKHLVKVVRETLRAMDVIARFGGEEFLILLPETTVDAAAAAMVRVQRELTRHFFLHDNEKMLITFSCGVALRMQNEEQASLMARADKAMYQAKSSGKNRVVVAE; translated from the coding sequence ATGTCCACTCCGTCCACACCCGTTCCCGCTGTATCCGGCGCTGGTTCCGCTGCCGCTCCCGCAGCGAATCCGGCCGACATTGCACGCGAGGCGTTCCGCCGCCTGGCCACGCGCCGTATCGCGCCGACGCCGGACGCTTATCGCGCCATCTATGACGAGATCGCCGGCACCCCGCCGCCGCCGCCCGCGCCGGCGCCGGATGCTGGCGCCATCGAGGTACTGAACGGGTTCGCGCGCCGCCTGCTCGATACGCCGGGCGAACTGGCCGACTACGGCCGGCGCATGACGCGCGCCGTCAAGACGGGCGACTGGAGCGGCTACACCCAGGCACTGGGCCAGTTGAGCGAGCGCCATCTGCGGCGCAACACGCCGGTGATGGCAATGGGCGACGAAGAGCCCCAGACGCGCTTGCTGCGCGACATGCTGGCGCGCACGCTGTCGTTCGCCTGCGCTTCGCTGCTGAGCGACAACCCGGAACAGGTCAAGGAGGCCGAAGCGCTCGGCGCACTGGTCAAGACGGCGGTTGGCGAAAGCGAACTGCAGGACATCGAGGCGCGCCTGAAGCAGTTGTGCTTCCAGATCGAACTGCGCAAGGACGACAGCGCCGGCCAGCAGGAACTGCTGCTGCGGCTGTTCCGCCTGCTGCTCGACAATATCGAAGGCTTGCTCGAGGACGACAACTATATGCGAGGCCAGGTCGTGGCAGTGCAGGAACTGATCGCCGGACCACTGGAAACGCGCGCGCTGGAAGACGCCACGCGCAGCCTGAAAGACGTGATCATCAAGCAAAGTCATCTGAAACATGGCATCGCCGATGTGCGTGCGACGATGAAGAACATGATGATGACGTTTGTCGAGCGCCTGGGCTCGGTGGCCGCCGCGACCGGCGACTACCACGCCAAGCTGGGCGACTTTTCCGAGCGCATCGGCGGCGCGACCGACATCAACGAACTCAATACCCTGCTGAACGACGTGCTGCGCGAGACGCGCCACGCGCAGGACGAAGCGCTGGCCTCGCGCGACCGTATGGTCGGCGCACACCGCGAAGTGCAGGAAGCCGAGCAGCGCATCCGCGAACTGGAAGCCGAGCTGCAGCATATGAGCGAGCTGGTGCGAGAGGATCAATTGACTGGCAGCCTGAACCGCCGCGGCCTGGACGACGTGTTCGAGCGCGAAAGCGCGCGCGCCGACCGCCGCAACACGCCGCTGTGCGTGGCGCTGCTGGACCTCGACAACTTCAAGCGCCTGAACGACACCTACGGGCACATGGCGGGCGACGCCGCGCTCAAGCACTTGGTCAAGGTCGTGCGCGAGACGCTGCGCGCGATGGACGTGATCGCGCGCTTCGGCGGCGAGGAATTTTTGATCCTGTTGCCCGAGACGACCGTCGACGCGGCCGCGGCGGCCATGGTGCGGGTGCAGCGCGAACTGACCCGGCACTTCTTCTTGCACGATAACGAGAAGATGCTGATTACCTTTTCGTGCGGTGTAGCGCTGCGGATGCAGAACGAAGAGCAGGCGTCGCTGATGGCGCGGGCGGATAAAGCGATGTATCAGGCCAAGAGCAGCGGGAAGAATCGGGTAGTCGTGGCGGAATGA
- a CDS encoding response regulator transcription factor, with protein MSEKVTIRVCIADDHAIVREGLKQILADERDIVVAGEAEDGHDAVRLAGKTRCHVMLLDISLPDRNGIDVLKQIKKDKPELSVLMLSMHREDQYAIRALKAGAAGYITKQSAPRELVTAIRLVAGGQKYVSAALAQTLASAIGEDHESAAHEGLSDREYQTLTMIASGMTVTQIAGELSLSVKTISEYRARLLVKMKLRSSAELTTYAIRNGLVD; from the coding sequence ATGAGTGAAAAAGTAACCATCCGGGTATGCATCGCCGATGACCATGCCATCGTGCGCGAAGGACTCAAGCAGATCCTCGCCGACGAGCGCGACATCGTTGTCGCCGGCGAGGCCGAGGATGGCCACGATGCCGTGCGCCTGGCGGGCAAGACGCGCTGCCACGTGATGCTGCTCGATATCTCGCTGCCCGACCGCAATGGCATCGATGTGCTCAAGCAGATCAAGAAGGACAAGCCCGAGTTGTCAGTATTGATGCTGTCGATGCACCGCGAAGACCAGTACGCAATCCGCGCGCTCAAGGCCGGCGCCGCCGGCTACATCACCAAGCAGAGCGCGCCGCGCGAACTGGTCACGGCCATTCGCCTGGTGGCGGGGGGACAAAAGTATGTCAGCGCCGCGCTCGCGCAAACGCTGGCCAGCGCCATCGGCGAAGACCACGAAAGCGCCGCCCACGAAGGCTTGTCCGACCGCGAATACCAGACGCTGACAATGATCGCGTCGGGCATGACCGTCACGCAGATCGCAGGCGAATTGTCGCTGTCGGTCAAGACGATCAGCGAATACCGCGCGCGTCTGTTGGTAAAGATGAAACTGCGGAGCAGTGCCGAGCTGACCACGTATGCGATCCGCAACGGCCTGGTCGACTGA
- a CDS encoding sensor histidine kinase, protein MPCSWMHCNETCAPLSYHSTMRQPTLLQHDRDDAARQAERTRIARELHDDLGGNLIAIKMALARLAARVPADQPGLAGQAGYIDELVDRTIETVHRISFGLRATALDLGLAGALLWQADEFARQTGIAVIRHCPDALTPEPAPEHADALFRIAQEALTNVAKHARATQVTLTLEDDGGELTLAICDNGCGIDPAARTRPHAFGLRGMHERASALGGVLSLSPAPGGGTMLTVKTRLAPSVAPAQNKKQNE, encoded by the coding sequence ATGCCTTGTTCATGGATGCATTGTAACGAGACTTGCGCGCCCTTGTCGTATCATTCGACCATGCGCCAACCCACCCTGCTCCAGCACGACCGCGACGACGCCGCCCGTCAGGCCGAGCGTACCCGAATCGCGCGCGAACTGCACGATGACCTGGGCGGCAACCTCATCGCCATCAAGATGGCGCTGGCGCGGCTGGCGGCGCGTGTGCCGGCCGACCAGCCCGGTCTGGCCGGCCAGGCCGGGTACATCGACGAGCTCGTCGATCGCACCATCGAGACGGTGCATCGCATCTCGTTCGGTTTGCGCGCCACCGCGCTTGACCTGGGACTGGCGGGCGCGCTCCTATGGCAGGCGGACGAGTTCGCGCGACAAACCGGCATCGCCGTGATCAGGCACTGTCCCGATGCACTAACGCCAGAGCCGGCGCCGGAGCACGCCGACGCCCTCTTTCGCATCGCCCAGGAAGCGCTGACCAATGTTGCCAAGCATGCACGCGCGACGCAGGTCACGCTGACGCTGGAAGATGACGGCGGCGAGCTCACGCTGGCCATCTGCGACAACGGCTGCGGCATCGACCCGGCCGCGCGCACCCGGCCGCACGCGTTCGGCCTGCGCGGCATGCACGAACGGGCCAGCGCGCTTGGCGGCGTGCTGTCCTTGTCGCCAGCGCCTGGAGGTGGCACGATGTTGACCGTCAAGACCAGGCTGGCGCCGTCCGTGGCCCCGGCACAGAACAAGAAGCAGAATGAGTGA
- the greB gene encoding transcription elongation factor GreB gives MNKAFVKESDNDDDDEALVLAQAIPDGAKNYITPAGYQRIKDELLQLIDVDRPEVVRIVHWAASNGDRSENGDYIYGKRRLREIDRRIRFLTKRMDSAFVVDPSIQHGNDQVFFGATVRYVNGAGEEHTITIVGIDELDPLHGKISWVSPVARALTKCREGDVAQLHTPLGMDELEIISVDYPEPVTD, from the coding sequence ATGAACAAGGCATTTGTAAAAGAGTCGGACAACGACGACGATGATGAAGCCCTGGTGCTGGCACAGGCGATTCCTGACGGCGCCAAGAACTACATCACCCCGGCCGGCTACCAGCGCATCAAGGATGAGCTATTGCAGCTGATCGACGTCGACCGCCCCGAAGTCGTGCGCATCGTGCACTGGGCCGCCTCGAATGGTGACCGCTCCGAGAACGGTGACTATATCTATGGCAAACGCCGCCTGCGCGAAATCGACCGCCGCATTCGCTTTCTCACCAAGCGCATGGATTCGGCGTTCGTCGTCGATCCGAGCATCCAGCATGGCAACGACCAGGTGTTCTTCGGCGCCACGGTCCGCTATGTCAACGGGGCCGGTGAAGAGCACACGATTACCATCGTCGGCATCGACGAGCTCGATCCACTGCATGGCAAGATCAGCTGGGTCTCGCCCGTGGCGCGTGCACTGACCAAGTGCCGCGAAGGCGATGTCGCGCAGCTGCACACACCGCTGGGCATGGACGAGCTTGAAATCATCTCGGTCGACTATCCCGAGCCCGTCACCGACTGA
- a CDS encoding biliverdin-producing heme oxygenase, whose product MNRPHEAAHSPMHQQTDPLAALRAATNEQHERLDSGLPLSGPAPDLNDYAMHLTMVRDWLAPLQPWLDSFPDGPQLVLPPVERLALIEADLNEPGMPPLRIPTLAYTWPRDASAAYRWGVCYVIEGSQLGGKVLYGKLAGTLAPHPLRYLKGSDAGPGPRWRAFMLALKEHVRSADEIADACEGACAAFDSILKLAVMR is encoded by the coding sequence ATGAACCGACCTCATGAAGCGGCGCACAGTCCGATGCACCAGCAGACAGACCCCCTGGCGGCGCTGCGCGCCGCAACCAACGAACAACACGAACGGCTCGACAGCGGCCTGCCGTTATCCGGACCTGCTCCCGACCTGAACGACTACGCGATGCACCTGACGATGGTGCGCGACTGGCTGGCACCATTGCAGCCGTGGCTGGATTCGTTTCCGGACGGGCCGCAGCTGGTCTTGCCGCCGGTAGAGCGCCTGGCACTGATCGAAGCCGACCTGAACGAGCCGGGCATGCCGCCGCTGCGTATCCCCACGCTCGCATACACGTGGCCGCGCGATGCCAGTGCGGCCTACCGCTGGGGCGTGTGCTATGTGATCGAAGGCTCGCAGCTGGGTGGCAAGGTGCTGTACGGGAAACTGGCCGGCACGCTCGCGCCACATCCGCTGCGCTATCTGAAGGGCAGTGACGCCGGGCCGGGCCCGCGCTGGCGCGCGTTCATGCTGGCGCTGAAAGAGCATGTGAGGTCGGCGGACGAGATTGCCGACGCCTGCGAGGGCGCATGCGCGGCGTTTGACAGTATTTTGAAGCTGGCCGTCATGCGCTGA